TGTAAGTTCGTGGTAATTTCTGATTGGAAATTTCGAATCTGCATGACTGTTTTGGCTGAAAGATTTACAATAAGTTTCAAGGAAGTTAACGAAGCAAAGGAATGCAGATGAGGAAATTAGACGATGAAAACCGAAACAGCTTATTGAGAGAAAACTGATATTTCAAAACGAAAAGATGACTTTTAGTGGATTCATCTAAAATGATAGGTAATAGTCCAAAACTTAAAATCTTATTGAGAGAAAAGCTTACAGGAAAACTGCAGAAATCTTCGACTGCGATTTGAAGGGTATTTTTGTCCTTTAGTTAACAGATTAAATCCTGTGGGTTAGATTTTCGAAATTTGCAATCGCTCTTCTGTTTTAGGTATGGGTGCTTGAAAGTCGGTTATACCCTTACCTTTCCGTATTTTTCCGGGTTAAGCACTTTTCTCCAATCTCTTTATTTAAAGGATATTTTTTTGGTTCCTTTCTTCTCAGGGATTATTATGTTGATGAAAATTTATATTCATTGAACTGAATGAAAACCCTTTTATGGCGAAAATCCCAGTGTTTGGTTACAAATACTTTTTAAAGCAACCTATTTATACTTTATAGTCTAATTATATTACCAAAACCACCAAGCGTGCTAGCATACAATTTAAAACTTAAGATGAGTGAAGTTTCAATATTGGTTTTTCATCTAGGACTTTGTTTTTAGAAGACTTAGATTTGATTTGTTGCGTTTGCAAATAAAATCCAATATATAAAGTGTCCAACAAGACTTTGGTGAAATTTGATAAGCTAATCTGAAATGAAACACCAAATATTTGCATCATACTGCACTTGTTTTAATATATGTAGAGTTGTGTAGGATAATATGGTTGGATAAAATATTATGGCATCCTtacattattttgttttaatttgatGGTGTGTTGTTTAAGCATTTAATAACATCATATATTCGTTTGGTCTGCCCTCTAACTTGGGGGTCATTGGCCGTCACCAAGTCAAACCATCAGCTTATGTTTTACGTAGTGTAGTAGAGAAAAATTACTTTCTGAACCATGCAATCCTTTTTTGGATGTATAATTCTTTTCTGAACCCTTCCTATTGCTGTTGAGAAAATATACTGAAAATCACACCTTCAGGTTTCTCTCCTTGACTGCAGTTGACTGAGAGACGTGAAGGACATTCTAGAAAATAGGTTTTCGGCTTTAGTGCTTGGTAATGGGAAACAACGATGAAGGAAAGTCTAAGTCTGACAAGTCATCTTCACCAGTGCCAACGGTAAGTTAAGAGATTTAGGGAAAGGATCTTTAAAGTAGTAGTTGTACAATTTGTTTTGTATTTAATCTATTAATTTTTTATGCTCATATTATAGTATTGGTGAATACTTTTCTATTCGCAGGATCAGGCCAATATTCACGTCTATCCCGATTGGGCTGCTATGCAGGTTCTCTACTTTATTCATACACTCCCCTCTTTCCTGCTGCTGCTGTTAAGGCATTTGTTCAACTAAAATGCACAATCTACTTTGGTCATAAAATTGCTAAAGGGGATTTCATGTTTCTTTATTACATATATAGGCATACTATGGTCCTCGAGTCACTATGCCGCCATATTACAACTCAGCTGTGGCCTCTGGCCATGCTCCTCCCCCGTATATGTGGGGTCCTCCACAGGTATTGCCCATAGATCCATGGCATTTAACTAACTTTATTCAAGTTTTTCCACAGTTGCTCTGTAAATAATTATTGGCCGTTTACTCTTGCAGCCTATGATGCCACCTTATGGGGCACCTTATGCAGCAATCTACTCACATGGGGGAGTTTATGCCCATCCTGCAGTTCCTATAGTAAGTTTACTTTGTCACTATCTTTTAATTGCAGTATTAATCTTGTACCAAGTTATCTAGGAGTGTACTTTGCTTTTCAGTTTTAGAGGTCACAAATTATGTGTAGTTTCTGATGTTTGAGTATGCATGGTGCTTGTATGGTCACATAATTCTCTTATTTCTTATTGCTGAATGTTTAGACAGTGGTCTTTTTGTACGATTACCAACTTGACAACACTTACAGATTCCTCATTGGTACAGCTAGAAACACAGTAAAAAATATTTGCATCTTTTTCTCCCTCAGGATATGGTTTGAGCCCTAAATAACTCCAGGACTCTGGTTTTATTGTATCATATTATACCTTGATGCACTTTTATCTCTTTGCTCTTGAAATCCAAGGATAACATGGTCTTGGTATTCCATCATCACCTGCTGCAAGTGAATCGTCTTTTAAATGATTCATTTCAAACTGTTACTATACTGTTTTCATCCATGTTTGTTGTTGATGGACATGCATGTACACTGCTTCAATGAATTAGCTGGGAAGTTGTTACTTTTTGCTTATTGTGTTTAGCATGTGGTGAATATTACGGGAACATTGTAATGCAGACTGCAGCCCCTGTGGAAACTCCTACTAAGTCATCAGGAAATACAGAACGAGGTTCGACAAAGAAGATGAAAGGGTTTGATGGCCTTGCTATGTCAATAGGCAATGGTACTGCTGAGAATGATGAGGGTGCAGCTGAACCTAGACTGTCCCAGAGGTTTGTTAATCTTGTCAGAACAAAATAGTATTTTTCTAAGATCAAGCTTTGCCTTAGGAATATGTTTGTCAGAGATTACACAACCAAGTGATTTTTCCTCGTATCTTGACTTATGTCATGATATTGTGGACAGTGCGGAGACTGAAGGTTCTACTGATGGTAGTGATGGAAACACAACTGGGGTGAGATCACCTTCCCAACTGTTTAATCTGTTTTCTAACATCTTTTTCagtttttttgtatatttttcttaaagttattTTATTGGACTGTACTTAAGAAATGATTAAAAGACAAAATGCTAAAGCTTATTTTTATCACTGTGCATCTTTGGTCAGACGGATCAAAGTAGGAGGAAAAGAAGCAGGGAGGGAACACCAACCATTGGTATGACTCCATTCTTCACCAAGTATATTCTTGATGAATAATAGAGTTGACCTGAAGTTTTAGTCAGGCGTATGGTAGTGGATAGTTGTCAAATCTGAGACATTTTGCGATTGCATGGTTCCTTTAACGTGCAGTACTTAGGCTAGGTTTATGACTTTGAcgtgcaattttttttttatgatttctaaaaGAAACTTGTGTTTGAAAATGAAAAGaatggaaaaataaataaattattaaaacttGGGATACATTCAGTCTACTTTCATGTCTGGAGGTTTAGGTTGACTGATGTATTTTTCTGTTTTAGCAGTTGGAGATGGTAAAACTGAGGCAAAGTCTAATGC
Above is a genomic segment from Gossypium arboreum isolate Shixiya-1 chromosome 8, ASM2569848v2, whole genome shotgun sequence containing:
- the LOC108470224 gene encoding common plant regulatory factor 1 isoform X1, with product MGNNDEGKSKSDKSSSPVPTDQANIHVYPDWAAMQAYYGPRVTMPPYYNSAVASGHAPPPYMWGPPQPMMPPYGAPYAAIYSHGGVYAHPAVPITAAPVETPTKSSGNTERGSTKKMKGFDGLAMSIGNGTAENDEGAAEPRLSQSAETEGSTDGSDGNTTGTDQSRRKRSREGTPTIAVGDGKTEAKSNAVAVAEVTTTISPKPIGTVLSPGMTTALELRNPSSMNAKSSPTNVPCGVMPPEVWMQNERELKRERRKQSNRESARRSRLRKQAETEELARKVESLTAENATLRSEINQLTEKSEKLRLENATLVEGLKNAQLGHTQENITSKNEDKEGEMYEKKSGAKLHQLLDASPRTDAVAAS
- the LOC108470224 gene encoding common plant regulatory factor 1 isoform X2, encoding MGNNDEGKSKSDKSSSPVPTDQANIHVYPDWAAMQAYYGPRVTMPPYYNSAVASGHAPPPYMWGPPQPMMPPYGAPYAAIYSHGGVYAHPAVPITAAPVETPTKSSGNTERGSTKKMKGFDGLAMSIGNGTAENDEGAAEPRLSQSAETEGSTDGSDGNTTGTDQSRRKRSREGTPTIVGDGKTEAKSNAVAVAEVTTTISPKPIGTVLSPGMTTALELRNPSSMNAKSSPTNVPCGVMPPEVWMQNERELKRERRKQSNRESARRSRLRKQAETEELARKVESLTAENATLRSEINQLTEKSEKLRLENATLVEGLKNAQLGHTQENITSKNEDKEGEMYEKKSGAKLHQLLDASPRTDAVAAS